From the genome of Deinococcus sp. AJ005, one region includes:
- the trmD gene encoding tRNA (guanosine(37)-N1)-methyltransferase TrmD — protein MLTFSFLTLFPELLAPFANEAIIGRARERGLLDVKLVQLREFADNKHMKVDDTPYGGGAGMVIRVDVAERALASLPPADEIILFSPAGQPFTQAVAEELARKSHLAFLCGRYEGFDARTEGLVTRELSIGDFVMMGGEAAAASVLEAVARLLPGVIGDPDSHRADSFSSGLLDYPEYTRPPDWHGQSVPDVLRGGNHGAVALWRREQALRRTLTRRPDLLSGAELTPQDTATLLELGVTAEQLQGWNAPPAPVPRRARRRKNIDANEQSE, from the coding sequence GTGTTGACCTTCTCCTTCCTGACCCTGTTCCCTGAACTGCTGGCCCCCTTTGCAAATGAGGCGATTATCGGCAGGGCCAGGGAGCGCGGGCTGCTGGACGTGAAGCTGGTGCAATTGCGCGAGTTTGCGGACAACAAGCACATGAAAGTGGACGACACGCCCTACGGCGGCGGCGCGGGCATGGTGATCCGGGTGGACGTGGCCGAGCGCGCACTCGCCAGCCTGCCCCCGGCGGACGAGATCATTCTGTTCAGTCCGGCAGGTCAACCCTTCACGCAGGCGGTGGCCGAGGAACTGGCAAGAAAAAGCCATCTGGCTTTCCTGTGCGGGCGCTACGAGGGCTTCGATGCCCGCACCGAGGGGCTGGTCACGCGCGAACTGAGTATCGGCGATTTTGTGATGATGGGCGGCGAGGCGGCGGCAGCGTCCGTGCTGGAGGCGGTGGCCCGGCTGCTGCCCGGCGTGATCGGTGACCCGGACTCGCACCGCGCCGACAGCTTCAGCAGCGGCCTGCTGGATTACCCCGAATACACCCGGCCTCCCGATTGGCACGGCCAGAGCGTGCCGGACGTGCTGCGCGGCGGCAACCACGGCGCGGTGGCCCTCTGGCGGCGGGAGCAGGCGCTAAGGCGCACCCTGACCCGCCGTCCCGATCTGTTGTCGGGCGCGGAACTGACGCCGCAGGACACCGCCACGTTGCTGGAACTGGGCGTTACGGCAGAGCAGTTACAGGGCTGGAATGCACCCCCCGCTCCTGTCCCCAGACGGGCACGGCGCAGGAAAAACATTGATGCAAACGAACAATCCGAATGA
- the rimM gene encoding ribosome maturation factor RimM (Essential for efficient processing of 16S rRNA), translating to MTDPNTAAGTEITRLGYFLGPHGVQGAAKVYVLGDAAQFKKLRRVYVEGRGWLGVVRTTQLAPGVALQLAGLSSREGAETLRGLNVYAADDELPTPEDGVYYFHELRGLTLSDAEGVELGTVKDVLDAGHQDLLVVTHEGGEALIPLQAPYVTVNLTAKLRPSSLSLTADAPEGLLGDLDDETDEPEQEDA from the coding sequence GTGACTGATCCGAATACGGCGGCAGGAACCGAGATTACCCGTCTGGGCTATTTCCTGGGACCACACGGCGTTCAGGGCGCAGCCAAGGTCTACGTGCTGGGCGACGCCGCGCAGTTCAAGAAACTCAGGCGGGTGTACGTGGAGGGGCGCGGCTGGCTGGGGGTGGTGCGGACCACTCAGCTCGCTCCCGGCGTGGCCCTGCAACTGGCGGGTCTGTCCTCACGTGAGGGGGCCGAAACGCTACGCGGCCTGAACGTCTACGCCGCCGATGATGAGTTGCCCACCCCCGAAGACGGCGTGTACTACTTCCACGAGTTGCGCGGCCTGACCCTCAGCGACGCGGAAGGCGTGGAGTTAGGAACGGTCAAGGACGTGCTGGACGCCGGGCATCAGGATCTGCTGGTGGTCACGCATGAGGGTGGAGAGGCATTGATTCCGCTGCAAGCGCCGTATGTGACCGTGAATCTAACGGCCAAGTTACGGCCCAGCTCCCTGTCGCTGACTGCCGATGCGCCGGAAGGACTGCTGGGCGACCTGGACGATGAAACGGACGAGCCAGAGCAGGAAGACGCTTGA
- a CDS encoding KH domain-containing protein — MKSDPTDLTLFLAQSVVDQPSLVRVSKKGPTVMVRVAPGEEGRLIGRQGRVIQAIRTLVRAASDPRERVNVDLDAPRKG, encoded by the coding sequence ATGAAAAGCGATCCGACTGACCTGACCCTGTTCCTGGCGCAAAGCGTGGTGGATCAGCCGTCGCTGGTGCGCGTGTCCAAGAAGGGGCCAACCGTGATGGTACGCGTCGCCCCCGGCGAGGAAGGCCGATTGATCGGACGGCAGGGCCGCGTGATCCAGGCCATCCGCACGCTGGTGCGCGCCGCCAGTGACCCCCGCGAGCGCGTGAACGTCGACCTGGACGCCCCGCGCAAGGGTTGA
- the rpsP gene encoding 30S ribosomal protein S16, translated as MVKIRLSRFGSTHNPHYRIVVTDSRVARDGGYIENIGHYDPRKTSETYLKVNNERAQYWIGVGAQPTDTARRLLKSQGVKFS; from the coding sequence ATGGTCAAGATTCGCCTGTCCCGCTTTGGTTCCACCCATAACCCCCACTACCGCATCGTCGTGACCGACAGCCGCGTCGCGCGCGATGGTGGCTACATCGAGAACATCGGTCACTATGATCCCCGCAAGACCTCCGAGACGTACCTGAAGGTCAACAACGAGCGCGCCCAGTACTGGATCGGCGTCGGCGCACAGCCCACCGATACCGCCCGTCGCCTGCTGAAGTCGCAGGGCGTCAAGTTTTCCTGA